ACCAGGAGTGCGGCATCCTCAAGACTGGAGAAGGTGAAGGTCAGGCGCGGCTCGCCGGCCCCTTCCGCTTCCATGGTGATGATGCCGCGCGGCGTCGATGCGTCGAGCGCCTTGGCAAGATTGCTGCCGCCGGGAAAGAACGAGGCGGTGTGGCCGTCGCCACCCATGCCGAGGATGACGATGTCGAAGGGGATGCCGATCTCGGCGCTTTTTGCCGTCGCAAGTCCTGCAGCTTCCTCGACGGAAGGTGCCGGCTGGTAAAGCGGCACGAAGCGCGCCGCCTTTGCCTTGTTTTGAAGAAGATTGGCGTCGACCAGCAGATGGTTCGAGCGCGGATTGTCGGCCGGCACGAAGCGTTCGTCAACGAGGGTGATCGTCACTTTTTCCCAGGCGATGTCGCGTGTCGAAAGCGCCTGGAAGAAGGCCTTCGGTGTGGAGCCGCCGGAAACGGCGATGGACGCCGTTCCGCGGGCGGCGATCGCTGCCGAAAGCGTATTCGCGACCTTATCGGCGAGGCTGCCGGCGAGGTCTGCGGCGCTGGCGAAGGAATGGAGGGTCGATGCCATCGATGTCGTCCTAGATTTCGTCATGCCAAGTACGGCCGTCACGCTCGATCAGCGCGATGGCCTGGCTCGGTCCCCAGGTGCCGGCCGTATAGCCCTGCACCTGCTGGCCGGTCGTTTCCCAACCCTTGAGGATCGGATCCACCCATTTCCATGCGGCCTCCACTTCGTCGCGGCGCATGAACAATGTCTGATTGGAGCGGATCACGTCCATCAGCAGGCGCTCGTAGGCGTCGGGATTGCGGACGTTGAAGGCCTGGGCGAAGCTCATGTCGAGCGAGACGTTGCGCAGGCGCATGCCGCCCGGACCCGGATCCTTGATCATCAGCGACTGCTTGACGCCCTCATCCGGCTGCAGGCGGATGATCAACTGGTTGGCGACGATGCGCCCGGCCGCCTGGTCGAAGATCGCGTGCGGGATCGGCTTGAAGGTGATGACGATCTCGGACATGCGCCCGGTCAGGCGCTTGCCGGTTCTTATATAGAAGGGGACGCCCGCCCAGCGCCAATTGTTGATCTCGGCCTTGATGGCAACGAAGGTCTCGGTGTTCGAGACGCCGCCTTCGAGCTCTTCGAGGTAGCCCTTGACCGGGCCCGTGCCCGATGCGCCGGCGCGATACTGGCCGCGGACCGTCGCCTGCTCGACGTTGGAGGCATTGAGCGGCTTCAGCGCGCGCAGCACCTTCAGCTTCTCGTCACGCACGGCTTCCGAATCCATCGACGAGGGCACTTCCATCGCCGTCAGGCAGAGCAGCTGCAGGATGTGGTTCTGCACCATATCGCGCAATGCGCCCGCCGTGTCGTAATAGCCGGCGCGGCCTTCGAGGCCGACCGATTCAGCCACGGTGATCTGCACGTGGTCGATGTAGTTGGCGTTCCAGAGCGGCTCGTAGAGCGCGTTGGCGAAGCGCAGCGCCATCAGGTTCTGCACCGTCTCCTTGCCGAGATAATGGTCGATTCGGAAGATCTGCTCTTCCTTGAAGGCGCGGCCGATCGTGTCGTTGAGCTGCAGCGCCGAGGCGAGGTCGCGGCCGATCGGCTTCTCGACGACGATGCGGGTCGACTTGGTGATCAGCTTGTGGTCTTGGATCTTCTGCGAAATGTCGCCGAAGATGCCGGGCGCGACCGCCAGATAGAAGGCGCGCACACGCTCCTTGCCCTCATCGAGCAGTTTCTTCAGCTGATCCCAACCGCTGTCGGTGCGTGCATCGACCGAGACGTAGTAAAGTCGGGCACAGAACTTCTCGACCTCAGCCTCGTCATATTCACCCTTCTTCAGGTGTTCCTTCAGCGCATCGCGGGCAAAATTGCGGTATTCCTCGTGGGTCAACGGGCTGCGCGAGGCGCCGATCACGCGGGTTGGTTCGCTGAACTGGCCTTCGATCTGGCGATGATAAAGGGCGGGCAGCAACTTGCGTTCGGCAAGGTCGCCGCTGCCGCCGAAAACGACGTAATCAAAAGGCTCAACGGGAATGATTTGGCTGCTCATGAGCTTGTCTCTCAATCAGGCTTGGTTGACGGCTCTTTTAATCTAATCGATTTAAAAAAGCCAGTGTGCAGTGCAATGAATCTCTCAGGCACCGGTTTTAGAGCGAATTTCCGGAAGATGAAATCCGCAATCGGACTAAAACTTGTCGCGAAGCGCAAACCACGACAAGGCGAGGAAAAGCAACGGCGCCCGCATGCGCGCACCACCGGGAAAGGCTGGAATATCAAGCGATGTGAAGAGGTCGAGATCGCGAGATTTTCCAAGCACCGTTTCCGCGTAGAGCTTGCCACAGTAGTTTGACAACATGACGCCATGGCCGGAATAACCGCCGATCGAGATGACGCCGGGCATGACCTCGCGCACGAAGGGCTGGCGCGGCAGGGTGATGCCGACGCTGCCGCCCCAGGTATGGGTGATCTCGATGTCCTTGAGGTCCGGGTAGATCTCGGCGATCTGCCGGCGGATGTGCTGCGAAATGTCCCGCGGATTGTCCGAGGTATAGGCCTCGCGTCCGCCGAACAGCAGGCGGCCGTTGCCGAATTTGCGGAAGTAGCGCACGACGAAGCGCGAATCGGCCACGGCCTCGCCCCCGGGCAGCACATCGGGATGCCCGTCGAGCGGCGCCGTGGCGCCGATGAAGGAGCGGATCGGCATGACATGGCTCGCCGTCACCGGCTCGAGGCCGTCGATATGGCCGTCGCAGGCGATCAGCGCGCGCTCAGCGGTGATCGTCCCCCTTTCGGTTTCGATCGTCACCTTGCCGCCGCTTTGGCGGATCGCCGTTGCCTTGGTCATCTCGAAGATTTCAGCACCGGCATTGGCAGCGACCCGCGCCAGCCCGACCAGCAGCTTCAGCGGATGGATGTGGCCGGTGCCGACATCGCGCACGCCGCAATGGAAACGCTTCGAGCCGAGCCTCTCTTGCGTTTCCTCCTCGTCCATGAAGCTGAGATGCGGATAGCCGTAGCGTAAGGCGGCAATTTCGGCATTTTCGTAATAGTCGCGTTTGTAGCTTGCCTTGTGCGCGACATTGAGCTGGCCGGGCACATAGTCGATCTCGATCTGATGCTCGCGGGCGAAATCGATGAGATGGCGCTTGGCCGCTTCGGCAAGATCGAACAGCGCCTTCGAGCGTTCGTAGCCGATCTTCTCCTCAAGTTCTTCCGGCCACCATCGCTGACCGGTGCCCAGTTGGCCGCCATTGCGCCCGGACGCTCCGTCGCCGAAGCGGCAGGCGTCGATCAGGACCACCGAAACGCCTGACTTGGCAAGATTATAGGCGGCCTGCAGGCCGGTGTAACCGCCGCCGACAATCGCGACGTCACATGTTCTCGAGCCGTCGAGAGCCGGGTAGGTGGGCCGCTCCCCGACGGTTGCCTGATACCAGGACAGCCCGGGCGCGATCGGGCTCTGCCACGTCTCCTGCAATGCCATGATGCTTCCCTCACACGTTGAGCAGAAGGAATTCCCGCTCCCAGGGGCTGATCACCTGCATGAAGGTCTCGAACTCGCCGCGCTTGACACCGGCATAAAGGCCGATGAACTGCTTGCCGAATATCTCCTCGAAGGCGGGTTCGTCCTCGAGCAACGCCACGGCTTCCAGCAGGCCACGCGGCAGGTCGATCGAACCCTCATTGGCCGAATCCTCTGTCGGCGCCGTCGGCTCGATCTGCTTCATGATGCCGAGCAGGCCGGAGGCGAGCGACGCGGCGAGCGCGAGATAGGGATTGGCGTCCGAGCTCGGCAGCCGGTTTTCCACGCGCCGCGCCTGCGGATCGGAGACCGGGACACGGAAGGCCGTCGTCCTGTTGTCGTAACCCCAGGCATTGTTGACCGGGCAGGACATATCGGGCTGCAGGCGCCGGTAGGAATTCACATAGGGCGCCAGCATCGCCATCGCGCTCGGCACGAATTTCTGCATGCCGCCGATGAAGTGGAAGAATTCCTTCGAAGCCGATCCATCGGCATTGGAGAAGATGTTCTTGCCGGTCTCGATATCGACCACCGACTGATGGATATGCATCGCCGAGCCCGGCTGGCCCTGCATCGGCTTGGCCATGAAGGTCGCGTAGATGTCGTGTTTCAGCGCCGCCTCGCGGATCGTCCGCTTGAACAGGAACACCTGGTCGGCAAGTTCGATCGGATTGCCGTGACGCAGGTTGATCTCGAGCTGTGCCGGTCCCTCTTCATGGATCAGCGTATCGATCTCCAGCCCCTGCTTCTCCGAGAAATGATAGACGTCGTCGATCAGTTCGTCGAACTCGTTGATGCCGGCGATCGAATAGCCCTGGCCGCCGAGGATCGAGCGGCCGGACCGGCCTTTTGGCGGGTGGAGCGGATAGTCGGGATCGTCGTTCTTGGCGACAAGGTAGAATTCGATCTCGGGCGCCACGATCGGTTTCCAACCGCGCTCATGATAGAGACTCATGATCCGCTTCAGCACGTTGCGCGGCGTATAGGGGACTTCCCCGCCGTCCGAATCGACGATGTCGCAGATCACCTGCGCCGTCGGGTCGGTCTCCCAGGGCACGACGGAAAGCGTCGAAAGGTCGGGCATCAGCTTCAGATCGCTGTCGCGCGGCTCATAGCGGAAGCTCTCCGTCTCGTCGGGATATTCGCCCGAAATCGTGTGCCGGTAGATCGCCGAAGGCAGCGCCAGCGAGGTGTTGGAGGTGAATTTCGAGCTCGGCATCATCTTGCCGCGCGCAACGCCGGCAAGGTCCGGCGTGATGCATTCGATGTCTTCGATGCCCCTGTCCCTCAGCCACCGCGCTGCTTCCTTCCAGTTCGCAACGCCGCGCAGGGATCCGGGCTCCGGGGGAGTTTTCTTCGAGGCGGGTACGTTTCTGGCAGGCTTCAGCGTCGTCTTTTTTGGGGACATGACACACCGGTTTGTATTGATCGTGGCGCCATCATAACCAGACTTTGCCAATTGGCGAGGGGTTGAGAACGTTGACTTTCGCCCTTTGATGGAAAAAGAAGACGCGGGTTTGATCGGGGAAACGGGTTTGCAGCGCAAAAGCGACGTTATCGTCATCGGCGCCGGAGCGGCGGGCATGATGGCCGCCATCCGTGCCGGAAAACGCGGCCGCTCGGTCGTCATCCTCGACCATGCCAGGGCGCCTGGCGAGAAGATCCGCATATCAGGCGGCGGCCGCTGCAATTTCACCAATATCCATGCCGGACCGAAGAATTTCCTCTCCGCGAACCCGCATTTCTGCAAGTCGGCGCTTGCCCGTTTCACGCCCGCCGATTTCATCGCCATGGTCGATCGCCACGGTATTGCCTGGCACGAAAAGACGCTCGGCCAGCTTTTCTGCGACGATAGCGCCAAAGACATCATCCGCATGCTGCTCGCGGAGATGCGCACGGCCGGTGCAGTGCTGCATCTCGGCACCGAGATATCAGGCGTCGAAAAGACCGAAGCCGGCTTCCGTGTATCGACGAGCGAAGGTCACTGTGAAGCATCGTCGCTGATCGTCGCCACCGGCGGCAAGTCGATCCCGAAGATGGGCGCCACCGGCTTTGCCTATCGCCTCGCCGAGCAGTTCGGCTTGGCCGTGCTCGAAACCCGACCCGGCCTCGTGCCGCTGACGCTTGATCCCGGTCTGCTGGAAAGCATCGCCCCGCTCGCCGGCATCGCAGCCCCGGCCGAAATCCACCACGGCAGGACCGGCTTCCGCGAAGCGCTGCTTTTTACCCATCGCGGGCTGAGCGGCCCCGCCATCCTGCAAATCTCCTCCTACTGGCGCGAAGGCGACGAGATCGTCGTTGCGATCGATCCGGATATCGACATTGCTGCCCATCTGAAGGCAGCAAAGCAGCTGAATGGCCGCCAGTCGCCGCAGACGGCGCTCGGCGACATCCTGCCGAAGCGGCTGGCGCAGTTTCTCGTTGAGCGCGAAAAGATCTCCGGCAACATGGCCGACCTGCCCGACAAGGCGCTGCTGCGCCTTGCCGCCGGCGCCCAGAACTGGGTGGTCAAACCGTCTGGCTCGGAAGGCTACCGCACCGCCGAAGTGACGCTCGGCGGCATCGACACGGCAGCGCTCGATTCCCGCAGCATGGAAGCAAAAGCCGTGCCCGGCCTTTATTTCATCGGCGAATGCGTCGACGTCACCGGCTGGCTCGGCGGCTATAATTTTCAGTGGGCCTGGGCTTCCGGTTTTGCCGCGGGCGAATGCGTCTAACGCTCCTTGTTTTGATGCATGTCGTGGGCCCAAAACCGCTGCACTTTTTTGACATGCCTTGGAAGTATCCGGAGATAGCGATTCAAGACTTCTTAATAGAGGTGCGCCATCCTGTCTCAATTGGCGGTTTGTAAGGTCGTTCCTAAATTAAGCTTTACCGGCGAGCCGATTTGTTGGATTGTTGTTGTGTCAGAGAGAAGTGAGGTTTCGCCATGAACAGAAACGCACGACGCGCCCGCGCCATCGCAATTGCCGAGGCAAAGCCGAACGCCCGGATGGTCGCCCTGCGCTATCTGATGCTTGCAGCCGGCGCCACCGCCGCCAGCCTCGCGCTGCTGCTCTCGCACTTCATCTGATCCTGTCCGCCGATCTGGAACGAACGTTGCGACATGCTCACTGTCGCACCGCGGCGTCGCGGCCCATAATTTGCAACTATTTCACTGCCTTGGCTTAACCCGCCATAACCGCTTATCCGAAAATTAATATCTAATCTGACACAATTGCTCGCGAATATTTGGGCATCTCCAAGTTGTTTGGACGTGAACTGGCAATGACTGCCGCCTGGCCTCCGGGTTCCCCAATGTAAAATAAGAACAGCTCGATGTGCACCCGGCTGGCGCCATGTGGCCGCCTGCGGGAGGAGTGGTGTATGAAAGGCCCGGAACGCCATGTTGATTGACAAGATTCTTTCCCGCTTCAGGATCAAGACCAAGGTTTTGATCTTCGTTCTACCTTTCGTCGTCACCATTTCGGCGGTGGGCCTGACGGGGCTCTATGCTTCCGGACTTCTGCAGGGCCGCATGGAAATATCCAACAGCGTGCTGCAGTCGCTGAGCGGCTTCAAGGATCTCTATGGTTCGATGGACGACTTCCTGCGCGTCACCAGCCCTGAGGCGCGCGACAAGCTGATCGCGGATCTGAAGACCCAGCAAGGCGTGCTCGATCAGACGCTGAACCAGGTCGGTGAGGATGCCGCCGGCCGCGACAGCCTTGCGGAAGCATCGCGCCGCACCAAGGAAATTTCGGGCGTCGTCGACAAGCTGTGGGCCCTGCACGAGCAGGAACAGGCATTGCATGAGCAGATCGACGCCGCCCAGAAGAGCGTGATCAGCACCCGTTTCACCGTGTCCTACCAGGCCGAGCAGTTGCAGAACACCGTCCAGAGCGACGAGAGCGCCGCCACAGCTACCCTTCGCACGGCCGACCGCCTGCTGAAGGGCGGCGATTTCCTCGGCACCGTCGCCAGCGGCTTCAGCAAGCCGCAGACACCGCAGGAGAAGATCGCCTTCATCAATGAACAGATGCCGGAGATCATCAAATCGCAGCGTCTGATCGCCATCTCGGTTCCGAGCAATCAGAAGAATGTCATCGATGCGCTGGCTGCGACCATCGACGGCATCAAGGCGATCGCCCAGACGCCCAATCCGACCGACGAGACCGCCACCGAACTCGGCCGTCTCATTTCGCGCTTCCGCCAGACCTCGACCTATACGCAGCTGACCGCAACGCAGAAGATGCGTGACGCGACCCAGGAATTCGCCGCGCTCGACGGCCGGATTGCCCAGGCCAATTCGGTCCTGCAGGATACGCGGCGTCTCGAAAATTCCGTCTATTCGCTTCAGATCGTTCTTTCCGACTTTCTCGCCGACTCCAGCAAGGAAAATCTCGTGCGCCTGCAGCAGCAGGCCGGCACGCTCGGTAAGGACATGCAGGTGCTGGTCACCAGCGCCAAGGGCATGGGCTTTGCCGAAGGCATATCCGGCGCGATCCAGCCGGCGCTCGACGTCATCTCCGGCGGCGGTTCGAAGATCGTCGACACGATCGGCCAGCGCGTCGCTGCCTATGCCGCGGCCCGCCAGGAACTCGACCAGATCTGGAAAAAGCTGACCGATTTCGCCGAGCTGCAGAAGCAGACGGCCGGCACCGAGCGCACCCAGGCAAACAGCATCTCCGTCATGACCACCGGTCTCGGCATCCTCCTGTCGATCCTCGGCGGCATTGCCCTGGTGCTGACGCTGCAGCGCCCGATCAGCCATATCACCGGCGCCATGCGCCGCATCGCCGAAGGGGCGCTGGATACCAGCATCTCCGGCGAGCAGCGCCACGATGAAATCGGCGACATGGCCCGCGCGCTCGGCATCTTCAAGGAAAATGCCATCTCGAAGATCCGCATCGAGGAGCAGAGCGACGAGGAACGCGCTGCCGCCGAACACGAGCGCCAGCGCAACGACGCCGAAAAGCGCGAGATGGATCGTCAGATCGAATTCGCGGTCAATGCGCTTGCCGCCGGCCTCGAACGCATGTCGCAGGGCGATATCTCGACGACGATCGAAACGCCCTTCATCGGCCGTCTCGAACAGCTGCGCCAGGATTTCAACGGTTCGATGATGCGCCTGCAGGCGACGATGAGCCAGATCCGC
The Rhizobium leguminosarum DNA segment above includes these coding regions:
- a CDS encoding NAD(P)/FAD-dependent oxidoreductase, with the protein product MALQETWQSPIAPGLSWYQATVGERPTYPALDGSRTCDVAIVGGGYTGLQAAYNLAKSGVSVVLIDACRFGDGASGRNGGQLGTGQRWWPEELEEKIGYERSKALFDLAEAAKRHLIDFAREHQIEIDYVPGQLNVAHKASYKRDYYENAEIAALRYGYPHLSFMDEEETQERLGSKRFHCGVRDVGTGHIHPLKLLVGLARVAANAGAEIFEMTKATAIRQSGGKVTIETERGTITAERALIACDGHIDGLEPVTASHVMPIRSFIGATAPLDGHPDVLPGGEAVADSRFVVRYFRKFGNGRLLFGGREAYTSDNPRDISQHIRRQIAEIYPDLKDIEITHTWGGSVGITLPRQPFVREVMPGVISIGGYSGHGVMLSNYCGKLYAETVLGKSRDLDLFTSLDIPAFPGGARMRAPLLFLALSWFALRDKF
- the pgl gene encoding 6-phosphogluconolactonase — translated: MASTLHSFASAADLAGSLADKVANTLSAAIAARGTASIAVSGGSTPKAFFQALSTRDIAWEKVTITLVDERFVPADNPRSNHLLVDANLLQNKAKAARFVPLYQPAPSVEEAAGLATAKSAEIGIPFDIVILGMGGDGHTASFFPGGSNLAKALDASTPRGIITMEAEGAGEPRLTFTFSSLEDAALLVLHIEGEGKKDVLAKAEGSGEEAEMPIRAILRRATSPVEIYWAP
- a CDS encoding NAD(P)/FAD-dependent oxidoreductase, encoding MEKEDAGLIGETGLQRKSDVIVIGAGAAGMMAAIRAGKRGRSVVILDHARAPGEKIRISGGGRCNFTNIHAGPKNFLSANPHFCKSALARFTPADFIAMVDRHGIAWHEKTLGQLFCDDSAKDIIRMLLAEMRTAGAVLHLGTEISGVEKTEAGFRVSTSEGHCEASSLIVATGGKSIPKMGATGFAYRLAEQFGLAVLETRPGLVPLTLDPGLLESIAPLAGIAAPAEIHHGRTGFREALLFTHRGLSGPAILQISSYWREGDEIVVAIDPDIDIAAHLKAAKQLNGRQSPQTALGDILPKRLAQFLVEREKISGNMADLPDKALLRLAAGAQNWVVKPSGSEGYRTAEVTLGGIDTAALDSRSMEAKAVPGLYFIGECVDVTGWLGGYNFQWAWASGFAAGECV
- a CDS encoding glutamine synthetase family protein, which encodes MSPKKTTLKPARNVPASKKTPPEPGSLRGVANWKEAARWLRDRGIEDIECITPDLAGVARGKMMPSSKFTSNTSLALPSAIYRHTISGEYPDETESFRYEPRDSDLKLMPDLSTLSVVPWETDPTAQVICDIVDSDGGEVPYTPRNVLKRIMSLYHERGWKPIVAPEIEFYLVAKNDDPDYPLHPPKGRSGRSILGGQGYSIAGINEFDELIDDVYHFSEKQGLEIDTLIHEEGPAQLEINLRHGNPIELADQVFLFKRTIREAALKHDIYATFMAKPMQGQPGSAMHIHQSVVDIETGKNIFSNADGSASKEFFHFIGGMQKFVPSAMAMLAPYVNSYRRLQPDMSCPVNNAWGYDNRTTAFRVPVSDPQARRVENRLPSSDANPYLALAASLASGLLGIMKQIEPTAPTEDSANEGSIDLPRGLLEAVALLEDEPAFEEIFGKQFIGLYAGVKRGEFETFMQVISPWEREFLLLNV
- a CDS encoding methyl-accepting chemotaxis protein — encoded protein: MLIDKILSRFRIKTKVLIFVLPFVVTISAVGLTGLYASGLLQGRMEISNSVLQSLSGFKDLYGSMDDFLRVTSPEARDKLIADLKTQQGVLDQTLNQVGEDAAGRDSLAEASRRTKEISGVVDKLWALHEQEQALHEQIDAAQKSVISTRFTVSYQAEQLQNTVQSDESAATATLRTADRLLKGGDFLGTVASGFSKPQTPQEKIAFINEQMPEIIKSQRLIAISVPSNQKNVIDALAATIDGIKAIAQTPNPTDETATELGRLISRFRQTSTYTQLTATQKMRDATQEFAALDGRIAQANSVLQDTRRLENSVYSLQIVLSDFLADSSKENLVRLQQQAGTLGKDMQVLVTSAKGMGFAEGISGAIQPALDVISGGGSKIVDTIGQRVAAYAAARQELDQIWKKLTDFAELQKQTAGTERTQANSISVMTTGLGILLSILGGIALVLTLQRPISHITGAMRRIAEGALDTSISGEQRHDEIGDMARALGIFKENAISKIRIEEQSDEERAAAEHERQRNDAEKREMDRQIEFAVNALAAGLERMSQGDISTTIETPFIGRLEQLRQDFNGSMMRLQATMSQIRDNVELIQGNGNQMAQSAEDLSKRTEQQAASLEETAAAVDQITVTVRSSAERAKDADQIVRQAKRSADDSAVVVSNAIDAMSRIEGASRQIEQIIGVIDEIAFQTNLLALNAGIEAARAGEAGKGFAVVAMEVRELAQRSAAAAQEIKGLINKSTNEVNSGSQFVQETGTVLAKISAQIVTISQHVEMIARASHDQSNALQSVNATVNQMDQMTQQNAAMVEETTAASRELADEADSLRRLIQQFKIDGEATGAPVYRAA
- the zwf gene encoding glucose-6-phosphate dehydrogenase produces the protein MSSQIIPVEPFDYVVFGGSGDLAERKLLPALYHRQIEGQFSEPTRVIGASRSPLTHEEYRNFARDALKEHLKKGEYDEAEVEKFCARLYYVSVDARTDSGWDQLKKLLDEGKERVRAFYLAVAPGIFGDISQKIQDHKLITKSTRIVVEKPIGRDLASALQLNDTIGRAFKEEQIFRIDHYLGKETVQNLMALRFANALYEPLWNANYIDHVQITVAESVGLEGRAGYYDTAGALRDMVQNHILQLLCLTAMEVPSSMDSEAVRDEKLKVLRALKPLNASNVEQATVRGQYRAGASGTGPVKGYLEELEGGVSNTETFVAIKAEINNWRWAGVPFYIRTGKRLTGRMSEIVITFKPIPHAIFDQAAGRIVANQLIIRLQPDEGVKQSLMIKDPGPGGMRLRNVSLDMSFAQAFNVRNPDAYERLLMDVIRSNQTLFMRRDEVEAAWKWVDPILKGWETTGQQVQGYTAGTWGPSQAIALIERDGRTWHDEI